The Clostridium cylindrosporum DSM 605 genomic interval TATAGCAAAACCCTTAGCAGCCTTATATTCCTTAGTCAGACCTTTCTTCTTAAAATCTTTACAATCTATAAAAAACAGAATAATCGCAGATATTAAAAATACACCCAATGTATCTAGGCTAAAAGTATTTTCAATAATATTTTTTATATACAAAGTACCACCTCCGACTATTCCTTAATTTCTCCCAAAAATAGCTTTTCTAT includes:
- a CDS encoding CLC_0170 family protein, which codes for MYIKNIIENTFSLDTLGVFLISAIILFFIDCKDFKKKGLTKEYKAAKGFAIFLIIFGLVMYIIAESVFR